One Nocardioides luti DNA window includes the following coding sequences:
- a CDS encoding sucrase ferredoxin: MSEPAFRCAGASLLRDEPVAGTASTVRAFLLLEEAGPWGVDALRDARLPDGLGVRLRAAAAASGVRILLVRRPGSRASAAPRRVLAAYADPDAPRLESGTVADPADVLDLDLAGLRAGGSAGLAPDPGTAFAVCTHGRHDACCAERGRPVAAALAQAHPEETWEVSHIGGDRFAGNMLVLPHGLYYGRLDPVAALTAAGAHLGGQLDLDHLRGRSGHPMPVQAAELALRRELAETRVDALRLVRRSADDGVTEAVFDVAGAAYAVRVRSTMRGSEQLTCRATRENPAVHHEVLGVRRT, encoded by the coding sequence GTGAGCGAGCCCGCCTTCCGGTGCGCCGGGGCGAGCCTGCTGCGCGACGAGCCGGTGGCCGGCACCGCCTCCACCGTCCGCGCCTTCCTGCTGCTCGAGGAGGCCGGGCCCTGGGGCGTCGACGCGCTCCGCGACGCCCGGCTGCCCGACGGCCTCGGGGTCCGGCTGCGCGCCGCCGCGGCCGCGTCGGGCGTCCGGATCCTGCTCGTGCGCCGCCCCGGCAGCCGTGCCTCGGCCGCGCCCCGCCGGGTGCTGGCGGCGTACGCCGACCCCGACGCCCCGCGCCTCGAGTCGGGCACCGTGGCGGACCCCGCGGACGTGCTCGACCTCGACCTCGCCGGGCTCCGCGCCGGAGGCAGCGCCGGGCTCGCGCCGGACCCCGGCACCGCCTTCGCCGTCTGCACCCACGGCCGCCACGACGCGTGCTGCGCCGAGCGCGGCCGGCCGGTCGCCGCGGCCCTCGCCCAGGCGCACCCCGAGGAGACCTGGGAGGTCTCGCACATCGGGGGCGACCGGTTCGCCGGCAACATGCTGGTGCTGCCGCACGGCCTCTACTACGGACGGCTCGACCCGGTCGCCGCGCTCACGGCCGCCGGCGCCCACCTCGGCGGCCAGCTCGACCTCGACCACCTCCGCGGCCGGTCCGGGCACCCGATGCCCGTCCAGGCGGCCGAGCTGGCGCTGCGCCGCGAGCTGGCCGAGACCCGCGTGGACGCCCTGCGCCTGGTCCGCCGGTCGGCCGACGACGGGGTCACCGAGGCGGTCTTCGACGTCGCCGGGGCGGCGTACGCCGTCCGCGTCCGCTCCACGATGCGCGGCTCCGAGCAGCTCACCTGCCGGGCGACCCGCGAGAACCCGGCCGTCCACCACGAGGTCCTGGGCGTCCGGCGCACATGA
- a CDS encoding NAD(P)/FAD-dependent oxidoreductase encodes MARDEPGRDPEAWDLVVVGAGPAGAAAALGALAAEPGLRVLLLDRADFPRDKCCGDGIAPHVLDVLRTVGAGHVVDGWTPLEQLELSREDRSVTGRMARPVWVVPREVFDARLVEAAVAAGAVLRRHRVRTLAAHAGGTLVDDHLLARVLVGADGAHSVVRTHLGEPNAGRRALALRGYAPTPDSRRGRQVIRYGDRRQPSYAWAFDRGDGLSNVGYGEFVDDHAGPDDEGVTRAILLEQLERLLPGSTEGGTQWRAHHLPLSGWRWDQPDGAVLLAGDAAGLINPMTGEGIYYAVATGVLAGRTAARVLAADEPEQAGRAHRAAVRSLLGRHLHHTWLASRLTRRPEVVDAGIGAAGRSRHAFDALVELGLGDGRITPRLAAGLATELVRGTRPTSSTRPTTRTPRR; translated from the coding sequence ATGGCCAGGGACGAACCGGGCCGGGACCCGGAGGCCTGGGACCTGGTGGTCGTCGGCGCGGGACCGGCCGGCGCGGCCGCCGCCCTCGGGGCGCTCGCCGCCGAGCCGGGGCTGCGCGTGCTGCTCCTCGACCGGGCCGACTTCCCCCGCGACAAGTGCTGCGGCGACGGGATCGCGCCGCACGTCCTCGACGTGCTCCGCACCGTCGGCGCCGGGCACGTGGTCGACGGGTGGACCCCGCTGGAGCAGCTGGAGCTCTCCCGCGAGGACCGCTCGGTCACCGGGCGGATGGCCCGGCCCGTCTGGGTCGTCCCGCGCGAGGTCTTCGACGCCCGCCTCGTCGAGGCCGCGGTCGCCGCGGGAGCGGTGCTGCGCCGCCACCGGGTCCGCACCCTGGCCGCGCACGCGGGCGGCACGCTCGTCGACGACCACCTGCTCGCCCGGGTTCTGGTCGGCGCCGACGGCGCGCACTCGGTCGTCCGCACCCACCTCGGCGAGCCGAACGCCGGCCGCCGGGCGCTGGCGCTGCGCGGCTACGCACCCACGCCGGACTCCCGCAGGGGCCGGCAGGTGATCCGCTACGGCGACCGTCGCCAGCCGTCGTACGCCTGGGCCTTCGACCGCGGCGACGGCCTCTCGAACGTCGGGTACGGCGAGTTCGTCGACGACCACGCCGGCCCGGACGACGAAGGCGTGACCCGCGCGATCCTGCTGGAGCAGCTCGAGCGGCTGCTGCCCGGCAGCACCGAGGGCGGGACGCAGTGGCGCGCCCACCACCTGCCGCTGTCCGGCTGGCGCTGGGACCAGCCCGACGGGGCCGTGCTCCTCGCCGGCGACGCGGCCGGCCTGATCAACCCGATGACCGGCGAGGGCATCTACTACGCCGTCGCGACGGGGGTCCTCGCCGGCCGCACCGCCGCCCGCGTGCTCGCCGCCGACGAGCCGGAACAGGCCGGACGGGCCCACCGGGCGGCCGTCCGTTCCCTCCTCGGCCGCCACCTCCACCACACCTGGCTGGCCTCCCGGTTGACCCGCCGTCCCGAGGTCGTGGACGCCGGCATCGGGGCCGCCGGCCGCAGCCGGCACGCCTTCGACGCCCTGGTCGAGCTCGGCCTCGGCGACGGCCGGATCACCCCGCGGCTCGCGGCCGGGCTGGCCACCGAGCTGGTCCGCGGCACCCGCCCCACCAGCAGCACCCGGCCCACCACGCGCACCCCCCGTCGATGA
- a CDS encoding cupin domain-containing protein has translation MHVHHADPDALVGLLSLDDVDELLTSSAIRTPSVRIAQDGAVLPESSYTRGATLAGRPLSGLVDGRRALALFDGGATIVLQGLHRYWPALTALIAELELELGHPCQANAYLTPPGAQGFAVHSDSHDVFVFQTAGSKQWEVHTPDGVEEPLLVPGISMYLPTGTPHAARAQDTVSLHVTLGINQLTWRGLVERSVRDVLAGVSDEHLPAGWLDDPDRLADELGRRLELLAGNVRNLDAGGAVDAEVRRFLTTRPSRLAGGLHDVLAAGDLADGTLLRRRAGHPCVLLAGADPSRVEVLLGDRSLDVPARIRPALEEVRSRRELRPSDLADHLDEQSRLVLCRRLVREGLLEVVR, from the coding sequence GTGCACGTGCACCACGCCGACCCGGACGCCCTGGTCGGCCTGCTCTCCCTGGACGACGTCGACGAGCTGCTGACGTCGTCCGCGATCCGTACGCCGTCGGTCCGGATCGCCCAGGACGGCGCGGTGCTCCCCGAGTCGTCGTACACCCGCGGCGCCACGCTGGCCGGACGTCCGCTCAGCGGCCTCGTCGACGGCCGCCGGGCCCTCGCCCTCTTCGACGGCGGCGCGACGATCGTGCTGCAGGGCCTGCACCGCTACTGGCCCGCGCTGACCGCGCTGATCGCCGAGCTCGAGCTGGAGCTCGGCCACCCCTGCCAGGCCAACGCCTACCTCACGCCGCCCGGCGCCCAGGGCTTCGCGGTCCACTCGGACTCCCACGACGTCTTCGTCTTCCAGACCGCGGGCTCCAAGCAGTGGGAGGTGCACACCCCCGACGGCGTCGAGGAGCCGCTGCTGGTGCCGGGGATCTCGATGTACCTCCCCACCGGCACCCCCCACGCCGCCCGCGCCCAGGACACCGTCTCGCTGCACGTCACCCTCGGCATCAACCAGCTGACCTGGCGCGGCCTGGTCGAGCGCAGCGTCCGCGACGTGCTCGCCGGCGTCAGCGACGAGCACCTGCCGGCCGGCTGGCTCGACGACCCCGACCGGCTCGCCGACGAGCTCGGCCGCCGTCTCGAGCTGCTCGCGGGCAACGTCCGCAACCTCGACGCCGGCGGCGCGGTCGACGCGGAGGTACGCCGCTTCCTCACGACCCGTCCCTCCCGGCTCGCGGGCGGCCTGCACGACGTGCTGGCGGCCGGTGACCTGGCCGACGGCACGCTCCTGCGCCGCCGTGCCGGGCACCCCTGCGTGCTGCTCGCCGGGGCCGACCCGTCGCGGGTCGAGGTGCTGCTCGGCGACCGCTCCCTCGACGTCCCGGCCCGGATCCGTCCTGCCCTCGAGGAGGTGCGCTCGCGGCGCGAGCTGCGGCCCTCGGACCTGGCGGACCACCTCGACGAGCAGAGCCGGCTCGTCCTCTGCCGCCGGCTGGTCCGGGAAGGGCTGCTCGAGGTCGTCCGGTGA
- a CDS encoding sucrase ferredoxin gives MTPTPDFRCAASSVADDEPMAGSAPTETDWLLVEHPGPWGRKAVAESNLADEVREHLAGLEGVRVQLIRRHGGVSGPGVRVFRAHLDPAGTGTTVETAVLADAAELLGDVAWQPYDGHLWLVCTNGRRDVCCAELGRPVAGALSARWHEETWETTHLGGHRFSGTLLALPSGVALGRLDADTAVAACHDLALGQVPIAHSRGRAGAAPAAQVAELHLRTELGLTGLDEVAVGSVADEDGTSVVTLHASGTAYDVRVGGRASEPRRQSCADLATKPGRAYDVTQWVRHEG, from the coding sequence GTGACCCCGACCCCCGACTTCCGCTGCGCGGCCTCCAGCGTCGCCGACGACGAGCCGATGGCGGGGAGCGCGCCGACCGAGACCGACTGGCTGCTCGTCGAGCACCCCGGGCCGTGGGGCCGCAAGGCCGTCGCGGAGAGCAACCTCGCCGACGAGGTGCGGGAGCACCTGGCCGGGCTCGAGGGCGTGCGCGTGCAGCTCATCCGGCGTCACGGGGGCGTCTCCGGTCCGGGGGTCCGGGTCTTCCGGGCCCACCTGGATCCCGCCGGCACCGGCACCACCGTCGAGACCGCCGTCCTCGCCGACGCCGCGGAGCTGCTGGGCGACGTGGCCTGGCAGCCGTACGACGGCCACCTCTGGCTGGTCTGCACGAACGGCCGCCGCGACGTCTGCTGCGCCGAGCTCGGGCGCCCGGTCGCCGGGGCGCTGAGCGCGCGCTGGCACGAGGAGACCTGGGAGACCACCCACCTGGGCGGGCACCGCTTCTCCGGCACGCTGCTGGCGCTGCCCAGCGGCGTCGCCCTCGGCCGGCTGGACGCCGACACCGCCGTCGCCGCCTGCCACGACCTGGCCCTCGGGCAGGTCCCGATCGCGCACAGCCGCGGTCGCGCCGGCGCGGCACCGGCGGCGCAGGTCGCCGAGCTGCACCTGCGCACCGAGCTCGGGCTGACCGGGCTCGACGAGGTCGCGGTCGGCTCCGTCGCGGACGAGGACGGGACCAGCGTCGTCACCCTGCACGCCAGCGGGACGGCGTACGACGTGCGCGTCGGCGGCCGCGCGAGCGAGCCGCGCCGTCAGAGCTGCGCGGACCTGGCGACCAAGCCGGGACGGGCGTACGACGTCACGCAGTGGGTACGGCACGAGGGCTGA
- a CDS encoding isoprenylcysteine carboxyl methyltransferase family protein, with protein sequence MTSLVAFTVVVALVGLERLAELVVSKRNAAWSLARGGVESGQGHYPFMVVLHSGFLVAMLLEAWVRRPDVAPALAWSMLALVVGSQALRWWCITTLGPRWNTRVIIVPGLAPVASGPYRLLPHPNYVAVVVEGVALPLVHGAWITALAFTVLDAALLTVRIRVENQALATLPGARVHA encoded by the coding sequence ATGACCTCACTCGTCGCCTTCACCGTCGTCGTCGCGCTGGTCGGCCTCGAGCGCCTCGCCGAGCTCGTGGTCTCGAAGCGCAACGCCGCCTGGAGCCTCGCGCGCGGCGGCGTCGAGAGCGGTCAGGGCCACTACCCCTTCATGGTCGTGCTGCACTCCGGCTTCCTCGTGGCGATGCTCCTCGAGGCGTGGGTACGCCGGCCCGACGTCGCCCCGGCGCTCGCCTGGTCGATGCTGGCGCTGGTCGTGGGGTCGCAGGCGCTGCGCTGGTGGTGCATCACCACGCTGGGGCCGCGCTGGAACACCCGCGTGATCATCGTCCCGGGGCTGGCCCCGGTCGCGTCCGGCCCGTACCGCCTGCTGCCGCACCCCAACTACGTCGCCGTCGTCGTCGAGGGCGTCGCCCTGCCGCTGGTCCACGGCGCCTGGATCACCGCGCTGGCGTTCACCGTCCTCGACGCCGCGCTGCTCACCGTCCGGATCCGGGTGGAGAACCAGGCGCTGGCGACCCTGCCGGGGGCGCGGGTCCATGCGTGA
- a CDS encoding type III polyketide synthase, whose amino-acid sequence MEILAVRGVLPEHTYPQQEITDAFAGVIADGGFDEKLLRRFHRNSGVDQRSLVLPLEEYAGIRDFTHANDLFLEHAVELGSRAVVDALKAAGLTPSDVDLVVAATVTGLAIPTLEARIAARIGLRPDVKRMPLVGLGCVAGAAGIARVHDYLLGHPDDVAVLVTVELCSLTVQRDDVSVPNLVASGLFGDGAAAVVACGGSGSGDGAADVVDTVSRLYPDSERTMGFDVGATGLRIVLDAQVPAVVNHYIRDDVDAFLARHDLTRADIGWWVCHPGGPKVIEALESALDVPREAVQLTWDSLARIGNLSSASVLHVLADTLRERPPSPGSWGILLAMGPGFCSELVLLRAPGEGT is encoded by the coding sequence ATGGAGATCCTCGCGGTCCGCGGCGTCCTGCCCGAGCACACCTACCCCCAGCAGGAGATCACCGACGCCTTCGCCGGGGTGATCGCCGACGGCGGCTTCGACGAGAAGCTGCTGCGTCGCTTCCACCGCAACTCCGGCGTCGACCAGCGCAGCCTGGTGCTGCCGCTGGAGGAGTACGCCGGCATCCGCGACTTCACCCACGCCAACGACCTCTTCCTGGAGCACGCGGTCGAGCTGGGGTCGCGGGCCGTCGTCGACGCGCTCAAGGCCGCGGGGCTGACGCCGAGCGACGTCGACCTCGTCGTGGCCGCGACCGTCACCGGCCTGGCGATCCCGACGCTGGAGGCCCGGATCGCGGCCCGGATCGGGCTGCGTCCCGACGTGAAGCGGATGCCGCTCGTCGGCCTCGGCTGCGTGGCCGGCGCCGCCGGCATCGCCCGCGTCCACGACTACCTGCTCGGCCACCCCGACGACGTGGCCGTCCTGGTGACCGTCGAGCTCTGCTCGCTGACCGTCCAGCGCGACGACGTCTCGGTGCCCAACCTGGTGGCGAGCGGCCTCTTCGGCGACGGCGCCGCGGCCGTGGTCGCCTGCGGCGGCTCCGGCAGCGGCGACGGCGCGGCGGACGTGGTCGACACGGTGAGCCGGCTCTACCCCGACTCCGAGCGCACGATGGGCTTCGACGTCGGCGCGACCGGCCTGCGGATCGTGCTCGACGCCCAGGTGCCCGCGGTGGTCAACCACTACATCCGCGACGACGTCGACGCCTTCCTGGCCCGCCACGACCTCACCCGCGCCGACATCGGCTGGTGGGTCTGCCACCCCGGCGGCCCCAAGGTGATCGAGGCCCTCGAGAGCGCGCTCGACGTGCCGCGCGAGGCCGTCCAGCTCACCTGGGACTCGCTGGCCCGGATCGGCAACCTCTCCTCGGCGTCCGTGCTGCACGTCCTCGCGGACACGTTGCGCGAGCGCCCGCCGAGCCCCGGCTCGTGGGGCATCCTGCTCGCCATGGGTCCCGGCTTCTGCTCCGAGCTCGTGCTGCTGCGCGCCCCGGGGGAGGGCACATGA